Proteins co-encoded in one Podospora pseudoanserina strain CBS 124.78 chromosome 7 map unlocalized CBS124.78p_7, whole genome shotgun sequence genomic window:
- a CDS encoding uncharacterized protein (COG:P; EggNog:ENOG503NU7S), protein MTGRRHTPRLRDVFRDASGGTDTDSNNNNSNNNSNNNSNNNNEESNQPSQSSQYLSLPSSPTSFRRPRIMSRRPSNSEGVPDERTSLLGANRTSRIRIASAHGSPRVPHLSRNQSYADSVKSHRHHSRANSWGSRLIQALGDRQESYGGIADSKSSLYPDDRVWYDQFTSTDWVHDSIADAYRVKALRQRKDFWGRVYVLFDGAQGWILSALVGFIVAVLAYAVNVSEATVFDFKDGYCQKGWLINEKRCCPHGPCVDWRDWGEVLNGWPFGKDWTEWFVYIVMVIALAVASCLMTLTTKTVVPSAYRLTTLDENLAAENAAHMGDHDNDDGANISPRHSCVDGQGSSSAESAPMIYYSAAGSGVAEVRVILSGFVLHGFLGLKTLLIKSLGLILSVASGLSLGKEGPYVHIATCVGNIACRLFSKYDRNDAKRREVLSAAAAAGVAVAFGAPLGGVLFGLEEVAYFFPAKTLFRTFFCCITAALTLKFLNPYGTHKIVMFQVRYLVDWEYFEIGSFILVGVLGGAAGALFIKASRRWAKTFRRIPVIKSYPLLEVVLVAFVTGLIGYWNVFTKLPVAKLLYNLAAPCDDRDNNLEDLGLCPERAEDIPPVLRDLLTAFLIKGFLTIITFGIKVPAGIYVPSMVVGGLMGRTIGHVVQWWVMATREWPVWGTCSATSATCIQPGVYGLIAAGSTMCGVTRLSVTLAVILFELTGSLDYVLPFSLAILVAKWVADAIEPLSIYDLLTEMNSYPFLNNKHKPVFTSELADIVPRVRKERIIDISTSPVVPAMSLRTKLELLHRAGELDGGLPIVRHGILVGLIPAPDLEYALDNLQDEGSSLCLMASVPTIDDSDDGMPDPTDFTPYIDPAPVALDIRSPMDLVYECFVKLGLRYICILRDGKYAGMTHKKTFVKYMRELEEKEGHM, encoded by the exons ATGACAGGAAGGAGACACACCCCGCGCCTGCGGGACGTCTTCCGAGATGCCTCCGGAGGGACCGATAcagacagcaacaacaacaacagcaacaacaacagcaacaacaacagcaacaacaacaacgaagAATCAAATCAACCCTCCCAATCATCCCAatacctctccctccccagctccccaacctccttccGCCGGCCCCGCATCATGTCCCGTCGACCGTCCAACTCGGAGGGCGTCCCGGACGAGCGCACCTCCCTGCTCGGCGCGAACCGGACGTCGCGGATAAGGATCGCGAGTGCGCATGGGTCACCTAGGGTGCCGCATCTGTCTAGGAACCAGAGCTACGCCG ACAGTGTCAaatcccaccgccaccactcCCGCGCCAACTCGTGGGGCTCCCGCCTCATCCAAGCCCTAGGCGACAGGCAAGAATCCTACGGCGGCATCGCCGactccaaatcctccctctATCCCGACGACCGCGTCTGGTACGATCAATTCACCTCGACCGACTGGGTCCACGACTCCATCGCCGACGCCTACCGCGTCAAGGCCCTCAGGCAGAGAAAAGATTTCTGGGGGAGGGTCTATGTTCTTTTTGACGGGGCTCAAGGTTGGATCCTGAGCGCCTTGGTCGGGTTCATCGTTGCGGTGCTGGCTTACGCGGTGAACGTGAGCGAGGCGACGGTGTTTGACTTCAAGGATGGGTATTGCCaaaaggggtggttgatCAACGAAAAGAGGTGCTGCCCTCACGGGCCTTGCGTTGACTGGAGGGATTGGGGCGAGGTGTTGAATGGGTGGCCGTTTGGCAAGGATTGGACCGAGTGGTTTGTTTACATTGTCATGGTGATCGCTTTGGCGGTGGCTTCTTGTCTGATGACGCTGACGACCAAGACGGTCGTGCCTTCGGCGTATCGGCTCACGACGCTGGATGAGAACCTGGCGGCGGAGAATGCTGCGCACATGGGGGATCACGATAATGACGATGGTGCTAACATCAGCCCGCGCCACTCGTGTGTCGATGGGCAGGGGTCGTCGTCTGCGGAGAGCGCGCCCATGATTTACTACTCCGCCGCCGGGAGTGGTGTCGCCGAGGTGAGGGTCATCCTCAGCGGTTTTGTTCTTCACGGCTTCTTGGGTCTCAAGACGTTGCTGATCAagagtttggggttgatcCTCAGTGTGGCGTCTGGTTTGTCGCTTGGCAAGGAAGGGCCGTATGTGCATATCGCCACCTGTGTCGGGAATATCGCTTGCAGATTGTTTAGCAAGTATGACCGGAACGACgccaagaggagggaggtccTTTCTGCTGCCGCGGCGGCCGGTGTGGCGGTCGCTTTTGGCGCGCCGCTGGGGGGGGTGCTGtttgggctggaggaggttgcgTATTTCTTTCCCGCCAAGACGCTGTTTAGGACGTTTTTCTGCTGCATCACGGCGGCGTTGACGCTCAAGTTTCTGAACCCCTACGGCACGCACAAGATTGTCATGTTTCAGGTGAGGTATCTGGTGGATTGGGAGTATTTCGAGATTGGGAGCTTCATCctggtgggggttttgggaggAGCGGCGGGAGCGTTGTTCATCAAGGCTTCGAGGCGCTGGGCCAAGACGTTCAGGCGAATCCCCGTCATCAAGTCGTACCCgctgctggaggtggtgctggtggcttTTGTGACGGGGTTGATTGGATACTGGAACGTGTTTACAAAGTTGCCGGTGGCGAAGTTGCTGTACAACCTGGCGGCGCCGTGCGATGACCGGGATAACAACCTGGAGGATCTGGGGTTGTGTCcggagagggcggaggacATCCCGCCCGTGTTGAGGGATTTGCTGACGGCGTTTTTGATCAAGGGGTTCTTGACCATCATCACGTTTGGTATCAAGGTGCCGGCGGGGATTTATGTGCCgtccatggtggtgggggggttgatggggaggacgaTTGGGCACGTGGTGCAGTGGTGGgtgatggcgacgagggaATGGCCGGTTTGGGGGACTTGTTCGGCGACGAGCGCGACGTGTATCCAGCCTGGGGTGTATGGGTTGATTGCGGCCGGGTCGACCATGTGTGGGGTGACGAGGCTGTCGGTCACGCTGGCGGTCATTCTCTTTGAGCTGACGGGGAGTTTGGACTATGTCTTGCCATTTTCGCTGGCGATTCTGGTGGCCAAGTGGGTGGCTGACGCGATCGAGCCGCTGAGCATTTACGACTTGCTGACCGAGATGAACTCTTAccccttcctcaacaacaagcacaaGCCCGTCTTCACGTCGGAGCTGGCGGACATTgtgccgagggtgaggaaaGAGAGGATTATTGacatcagcaccagcccTGTGGTGCCGGCGATGAGCCTGAGGACGAAGCTGGAGCTGCTGCACCGGGCGGGCGAGCTGGACGGGGGGTTGCCGATCGTCAGGCACGGCATCCTGGTGGGGTTGATTCCGGCGCCGGATTTGGAGTACGCGCTGGATAATCTGCAGGATGAGGGATCGAGCCTGTGCCTGATGGCGAGCGTGCCAACGATTGACGACTCGGATGATGGGATGCCAGATCCGACGGATTTCACGCCGTACATTGACCCTGCCCCGGTGGCGCTGGACATTAGGTCGCCGATGGACTTGGTGTATGAGTGTTTTGTcaagttggggttgaggtaTATTTGCATACTGAGGGATGGGAAGTATGCGGGGATG ACTCACAAGAAGACGTTTGTCAAGTACatgagggagttggaggagaaggagggacaTATGTAA